CTCCTCATCACGAAAAAACCGTTGAAGGTGGTCGAATGGGCGTTTCTTGCCGGAACGTTCGCCCTCATCATCGCCACCTCGACCCTTACGTGGCTTGTCTGAAGGCGAGGGCACAGAATCCGGGGTAGTGCGGGCCCCCCGGTGATACTTTTTTCTGGGAGGAGACCCATCTCCCTTCCATGGAGAGCAAATTCGGCAGAGGCTTTGTGATCCCCCTGGTGGCGCTCGCCCGGCATGTCTCCCTCCCCCCCGAGCAGGCCTTCTACGGGGCGGCCGACCACCTCGACGAACTGATCGTGCCCGCACAGTTTGCCGGCACGCAGGTGGACGCCCTTATCGAGCAGTTGAGAAAGCGCGTCATCTGGCACCAGCCCGGTACGATGGACAGGGAAGACGCCGAGGAGGTCAAAAGAATTCTCAGGCACCTGCTTGTCGAGGTCGACCGCTCCCTCGGAATCGCCGACCCGCAGGTCGGGACATACGACTGAAACCTTTTTGCCGGGCTGTGATGGCACCCCCTCCCGGAAAGAGATCGTGTATTTTCGAGTACCTTAAAGTGGTTTCACACCCAATATATTGTGTGAATCCACGAACTTTGCATCCCTTATTATTCTATGGAGGGCAGCTATGAGAGATTCCTATGATGCCTCCCATATCACCGTCCTGAAGGGCCTCGAACCGGTGCGTGAGCGTCCCGCCATGTACATCGGCTCGACCGACACACGGGGCCTCCACCACCTTGTCTACGAGGTCGTGGACAACTCCATCGACGAGGCGCTTGCAGGGTTCTGTGATCAGATCAGGGTGACCATCGGCGCCGACGGTTCCTGCACCGTCGAGGACAATGGCCGCGGCATCCCGGTCGACACGATGAAATCAGGGAAGAGCGCCATCGAAGTGGTGCTCACCGTCCTCCACGCGGGCGGCAAGTTCGACAAGAACACGTACCAGGTCTCCGGCGGCCTGCACGGCGTCGGCGTCTCGGTCGTTAACGCCCTCTCGACCATCCTGAGAGCGACGGTCTTCAGGGACGGTCGGGTCTATGAGATAGTCTTCTCGCGCGGACTGATGACCGAACCTCTCACCTCCCGGGAGGAGAGCCTCGACGAGATGAAGGCACGGTACATCCGGGTCTTTGGCGTCGAGGGTGAGTGGGAGGGCATCGAAGACCGTGCCCTCTTCCTGGAACGTTTCGGCGACCGCCTGACCGGAACGAGGGTCTCCTTCATGCCCGACCCCGCGATATTCGAGACGGTCGAGTTCGACTACGACGTCCTCGCCCACAGGATGCGGGAACTGGCCTTCCTCAACTCCGGGCTTGCAATCGATATCCGCGACGAGAGGAGCGGTGAGGAGGACCGCTACCGCTATGAAGGCGGGATCACGGAGTTCGTCCGCCACCTCACCGAGAGCGACGAGCGTATCCACGAGGATCCTATCGCCGTCGACCGGAAGGATGAGGAGAGCAGGGTCGAGGTCGAGGTCGCCCTCCAGTACACGAACACCTACAAGGAACAGGTTTTTACCTTCGTCAACTCGGTGAACACGCGGGAAGGCGGCACCCACCTCGAAGGGTTCAGGAGCGCGATCACCCGGGCGATCAATGCCTCGGCAAAGAAGAACAACCTCCTCAAGAACGGCGGTACTGTCCGGGGCGACGATGTCAGGGAAGGACTGAACGCCGTCATCTCCCTCAAGGTCGCCAACCCCCAGTTCGAGGGACAGACGAAGATGCGCCTCGGCAACTCGAATGTGCGGGGGATCGTCGACTCCCTTGTCTACTCCTCCCTCACCGAATACTTCGAGGAGAACCCGAAGGTGCTCCAGGCGATCGTCGGCAAGGCCCTCCTTGCGGCGCGGGCGCGTGAGGCGGCACAGAGCGCCCGTGACCTCGCCCGGAGAAAGAGCACCCTCGAAAGCACCGGACTCCCCGGAAAACTCGCGGATTGCTCAGAGCGCGACCCCGCAAAGAGCGAGATCTATATCGTCGAAGGTGACTCGGCAGGCGGTTCCGCAAAGCAGGGGAGAAACCGGCGTTTCCAGGCCATCCTCCCCCTGCGGGGCAAGATCCTCAACGTCGAGAAGGCTTCGCCCCACAAGATCCTGAAGAACGCCGAGATCCAGGCGCTCTTTTCGGCGATGGGCACCGGCGTCGGCGAGAATTTCAACGCCGAGAAGTCCCGCTACCACCACATCGTCATCATGACCGATGCCGATGTGGACGGGGCGCATATCAGGACGCTCCTCCTCACTTTCTTCTACAGGTATATGACCGAACTGATCGAGCGCGGCTATGTCTATATCGCCCAGCCTCCTCTCTTCCGCGTGGCGCGGGGCAAGAAGGAGAGGTACGCCTATCGCGAAGAGGACATGAAGGCGATCCTCGCCGAGATGGGCGAGAATGGGATCACGGTTCAGCGCTACAAGGGTCTCGGTGAGATGAACGCCGAACAACTCTGGGAGACGACGATGGACCCCGAACACAGGGTCTTCAAGCAGGTGCGGATCGAGGACGCGAGTTACGCAAACGAGATCTTCGAGAAACTGATGGGCGACGACGTGGAGCCGAGACGGGAATTTATCTGGAAACATGCACAGGAGGTGAAGAACCTTGACATCTGAGGGAGACGAGGCGCATCGGTCTGTTATCCCGGTGACGGTCGAGACCGAGATGAAGGCCTCGTACATCGACTATGCCATGTCGGTGATCATCGGCCGGGCCATCCCCGACGTGCGGGACGGTCTGAAGCCGGTCCACAGGCGCATCCTCTACGGCATGGGGGAGATGGGCAACACCCACGACAAGCCGACGAAGAAGAGCGCGAGCATCGTCGGCCATGTGATGGGGAAGTACCACCCGCACGGCGACTCCGCGATCTATGATACCCTCGTCAAGATGGCGCAGCCCTTCTCGTACCGCTGCATGCCGGTCGAGGGGCAGGGTAACTTCGGGTCCATTGACGGCGACTCCGCTGCAGCGATGCGGTACACAGAGGCCCGCCTCACGCCCCTTGCCGAGGCGATGCTCGAGGATATCGAGAAGGAGACGGTGGACTTCACCCCGAACTTCGACGAGTCGACGAAGGAACCGACTGTCCTGCCCGCAAAGATGCCGAACCTGCTCGTGAACGGGTCGTCGGGGATCGCCGTCGGTATGGCGACGAATATGCCGCCGCACAACCTCGGCGAGGTCTGCGACGCTCTCTGTGCCTATATCGACGACCCGGATATACCGGTCGACGACTTGATGAAACTCCTCCCGGGCCCGGACTTCCCGACCGGCGGGGTTATCATGGGCCGTGCCGGCATCCGCGAGGCATACCTCACCGGCCGGGGGAAATGCGTCATCCGGGGCGTTGCCGAGATCGAGGAAGAGGGCAGGACGCCGCGGATCATCATCTCCGAGATACCCTTCCAGGTGAACAAGGCAAATCTGGTGGAGCAGATCGCGGACCTCGTGCGGGATAAGAGAATCGAAGGGATCTCCGACCTGCGGGACGAGTCCGACAAGGACGGGATCAGGGTTGTCATCGATCTGAAGCGGGACGCGATGCCGCAGGTCGTCCTCAACCAGATCTACAAGCACACTCCCCTGGAAAATACCTTCGGGATTATCAACCTCGCCATCGTGGGCGGCAGACCGATGGTGCTCAGCCTGCCCGCCCTCCTTGGTTACTATCTCGACCACAGGATCGAGGTGGTGCGCAGGAGGTCTGAGTTCGACCTGCGGAAGGCGAACGAGAGAGTCCACATCCTCAACGGCCTGATCCTGGCCCTTTCGAGCATCGACGACGTGGTCGCCGCTATCAGGGCGTCCCCGAGTGCAGACGAGGCGAGGGGGACTCTAATATCCCGTTTCGGCCTTGACGAGGCGCAGGCAAACGCCATTCTCCAGATGCAGCTCCGCCGCCTCGCCGCCCTTGAGCAGCAGAAGATCCAGGAGGAACGGGGGGGTCTCCAGAAGGAGATTGCCCGCCTGCAGGATATCCTCCAGGACCGCACGCATATCCTTGCCGAGATCGAAAAAGAGGTCGTCGCGATCAGGGAACAGTTTGCGGACCCGCGGCGGACAGAGATCGCCGCGGCGGCAGGGGAGATCAACAAGGAGGATCTCATCGAGGACAGGCCGGCGCTCGTCTCCCTGACGGCGACGAACTATATCAAGAGGATGCCTCTGGATGCCTACCGGATGCAGCGCCGGGGAGGGAAGGGTGTCATCGGCATGGCGACGAAGGAGGACGATGTCGTCACTGATGTCTTTGTGGCGAGTACCCACGATTATCTTCTCTGTTTCACGAACCTCGGCCGGATCTACTGGATGAAGGTCTATGATATCCCGGAGAGCACGCGCACCGGGAAGGGGAAGGCGATCGTGAACCTCCTTGACCTGAAGGACGAGCGGGTCAATGCGGTCATTCCGGTGCGGGAGTTCGACCCGGAGCACTTCCTCTTCTTCGCGACGAAGGGAGGCATGGTGCTGAAGGTCCCGCTGAACGAGTTTTCGCGCCCGCGGCCGAG
This window of the Methanofollis ethanolicus genome carries:
- the gyrA gene encoding DNA gyrase subunit A, with translation MTSEGDEAHRSVIPVTVETEMKASYIDYAMSVIIGRAIPDVRDGLKPVHRRILYGMGEMGNTHDKPTKKSASIVGHVMGKYHPHGDSAIYDTLVKMAQPFSYRCMPVEGQGNFGSIDGDSAAAMRYTEARLTPLAEAMLEDIEKETVDFTPNFDESTKEPTVLPAKMPNLLVNGSSGIAVGMATNMPPHNLGEVCDALCAYIDDPDIPVDDLMKLLPGPDFPTGGVIMGRAGIREAYLTGRGKCVIRGVAEIEEEGRTPRIIISEIPFQVNKANLVEQIADLVRDKRIEGISDLRDESDKDGIRVVIDLKRDAMPQVVLNQIYKHTPLENTFGIINLAIVGGRPMVLSLPALLGYYLDHRIEVVRRRSEFDLRKANERVHILNGLILALSSIDDVVAAIRASPSADEARGTLISRFGLDEAQANAILQMQLRRLAALEQQKIQEERGGLQKEIARLQDILQDRTHILAEIEKEVVAIREQFADPRRTEIAAAAGEINKEDLIEDRPALVSLTATNYIKRMPLDAYRMQRRGGKGVIGMATKEDDVVTDVFVASTHDYLLCFTNLGRIYWMKVYDIPESTRTGKGKAIVNLLDLKDERVNAVIPVREFDPEHFLFFATKGGMVLKVPLNEFSRPRPSGILAIKLKEGDELVDVKVTDTVQEVLLTTLKGQSLRFAEDAVRPLHRNSQGVIGIRMREGDHLVALSLVSRDHLLTVTGRGMGKRTEFDEFRGHGRGTMGVRNIQPPYGDGVVSAKAVSDGDEIILMSASGIVMRTSVSGISIQKRGTRGVRVMKMDEGDTVVGFAVIRPEDDDI
- a CDS encoding DNA topoisomerase subunit B — translated: MRDSYDASHITVLKGLEPVRERPAMYIGSTDTRGLHHLVYEVVDNSIDEALAGFCDQIRVTIGADGSCTVEDNGRGIPVDTMKSGKSAIEVVLTVLHAGGKFDKNTYQVSGGLHGVGVSVVNALSTILRATVFRDGRVYEIVFSRGLMTEPLTSREESLDEMKARYIRVFGVEGEWEGIEDRALFLERFGDRLTGTRVSFMPDPAIFETVEFDYDVLAHRMRELAFLNSGLAIDIRDERSGEEDRYRYEGGITEFVRHLTESDERIHEDPIAVDRKDEESRVEVEVALQYTNTYKEQVFTFVNSVNTREGGTHLEGFRSAITRAINASAKKNNLLKNGGTVRGDDVREGLNAVISLKVANPQFEGQTKMRLGNSNVRGIVDSLVYSSLTEYFEENPKVLQAIVGKALLAARAREAAQSARDLARRKSTLESTGLPGKLADCSERDPAKSEIYIVEGDSAGGSAKQGRNRRFQAILPLRGKILNVEKASPHKILKNAEIQALFSAMGTGVGENFNAEKSRYHHIVIMTDADVDGAHIRTLLLTFFYRYMTELIERGYVYIAQPPLFRVARGKKERYAYREEDMKAILAEMGENGITVQRYKGLGEMNAEQLWETTMDPEHRVFKQVRIEDASYANEIFEKLMGDDVEPRREFIWKHAQEVKNLDI